One Chaetodon trifascialis isolate fChaTrf1 chromosome 21, fChaTrf1.hap1, whole genome shotgun sequence genomic window carries:
- the LOC139349716 gene encoding nucleoside diphosphate kinase B-like encodes MEPEKERTFIAIKPDGVQRGIIGDIIKRFEMKGFKLVGMKMIQASDDLLKAHYTDLKDRPFFPSLISYMSSGPVVAMVWEGMGAVKTGRMMLGATNPADSLPGTIRGDFCIFVGKNIIHGSDSVESAKTEIGLWFKPEELVSYTSCAFSWLY; translated from the exons ATGGAGCCCGAAAAGGAGCGCACCTTTATTGCCATCAAGCCCGATGGCGTGCAGAGGGGCATCATTGGAGATATTATCAAGAGATTTGAGATGAAAGGCTTCAAACTTGTCGGCATGAAGATGATCCAA GCTTCTGATGACCTCCTAAAGGCGCACTACACTGACCTGAAGGACAGGCCAttctttccttccctcatcAGCTACATGAGCTCTGGTCCAGTGGTTGCCATg GTGTGGGAAGGCATGGGTGCGGTGAAGACTGGCAGGATGATGCTCGGTGCAACCAACCCTGCCGACTCCTTGCCCGGAACCATCAGGGGAGACTTCTGCATCTTCGTTGGCAA GAACATCATCCACGGCAGTGACTCAGTGGAGAGTGCCAAGACCGAAATTGGCCTGTGGTTCAAACCCGAAGAGCTGGTCAGCTACACTAGCTGTGCCTTCAGCTGGCTCTACTAA